TGAATATCTGATCAAACGCTCCATTCCAGTTACTtgtaaaaaatagttttgtttgattttattataTCCGTGATTTGATCTGAAGTTCTCAAATGTCTATTTccaaacttaacaaaaaaacaatatgattcttgtgatttttttttttgttttgaaacataTGAGATCTTATGAATAATAAACATATAACCAAGTCGATTTAGCAGTGATCTGACGCTCTTTGTTGGTTCTTGGTTATACAGTTGTTAAAAATCTGCTTAATCCAAACGGTATTTACACAGAATACAATATGTTGTTAATGTCCACTAAAATGATATACAAAGTGGTTAAGTGCAGTGGTGGATATTGTTGTGTTCTTAGTTCAAATCCAGTTGGGAaaactgttttatttttttttttttatcgaaattttttttttgttatatgtatatatttaaaactggTTTTGGGTCTAGAAAAGGTTAAGATAGATCCTCctagttaataaaaaaaacaataaactgCAGTAATATACTTGAAAATCACAATTTAATATATGGTTGATAGGTAAGATACATTTCTTTTCATGTTATTTTTTTCCCTCAAATCAATTACTTTATTGTTTCAGAAGCTGTAGTTTGTGGTCCAAAAAGAAGCATGCATATTTCTTTCTTCacataagaatattttttaagtttacaaACAACATTTTTCGGCAATTAATCTTTCATCTATCACCCCCAACCAGTCAAATAATAGACGACACATTGGATATGTGTTACATTCGTAAAGTCGTGCATTGATACTTTGGGTATATTGCAGATTTGCAAGCTTGCATACATATAATCAGAACAATGTGACATGAAAACTTAAGATGAATAAATGAGACGATCACAAACCAATATCGAATGACATCATTTTACAtcatgtttatttaatttatatgagaacatattaatttttgtaaGTCATAGCCTCGAAGTTTTATTATTagatcccttatatattaaaggagaagcattgtaataaatgcattcacactataatagacacgtggcagcttcacaatgatttgataataaatatgctaatgcattcacactatattcataaatgtgttcacactatatactttttatttttttaatataaaactcatatgcatggttccaataaaactttggatttttcggttcgaatcaaaacaaataacgaatcaaaagctaaactatatatatattatttttattgtttaccgATAAAGTTGGGcaaaatattaataagttttgattcaattcgttatccgttttgaattgaaccaaaaaatatggatatccgtaactttacgaagcaaatcaattactaaaatacaattaaagaaaagcaaatcacaaataccaatatttttaagaaCGATTATCAAATTCGATctattatatgcatatatatacatatatgtacagaattatatatatatatatgttatatatattatagtttatataagttttacaatatctttataaattaaatttattatattaggtattaaaatttaaaaagtaaataatattttatttttgtaataaaacgttattattaaattttcaattaattttttaattttatttacggatcaaatcgaatattctttaaaattctaaatcatttcggATATCATAATCACCGACTATCCAAGTGGCTAAAGATTGAATCGACATGAATGTCTTCAAATACTCGGATATTCGATCTGTGCCCACCTCTATTTACGGATAcagttgatttttttatataaaaaaattcactaatATCAAGgcctttttaccttttaattaattttaattttatctttcatgtattatttagaacaaaaatgtcattaatattaattaacaatatctttatatatttgtcatttatttttatataattttatatacacatacatgtgcaccttgatgtgaaaactttataagtatttaccactactgaagtatctattttttttggaagttgaaatatttttttttcttaatgcttctttcacgaccgaccaaattgtagtgaaatgattagtcttaataattttcttttctttttcttgaactattatccgtttacaaactataatatgaaaccattgttTCGACATGagattatctaaaatttataacataaaaataaataaataataataatttttggtttctaccgaaaaaactaaaaaatcaaacattctaacagaataaaccaaaaaaataatttaaaactgaaccaatatccagattaaacagatttaatgtgtttttattaaaaaataacaaaactaataatcacatcccgcgcaaggcgcgagTTATTACCTAGTTCAGTATTAAAAGGTTTGAACACGTGTTTGACTAGTTGAATAGATCGTAACATTAGCTAATATTTTTTCTAAGActtgaaataatatttcttaaatttcaAATGATTCGAGAACCAATTGGTTCATTTTTGTTTCCTTTCCCATTATTATGAATTTATGATTGTGACGGTACGCTCTAAACAAACCGGAGTCCTATGACCCAACCGGCTTAAGAAGCATCTCCCACTCTCGCGCCAACTTTGACTCTGACGCCATCAATCCCGTTTGCTCATCGGACCAAGACTAACCggacgtaaaaaaaaaagaccaagaCTAACCGGACCGGATGAAACTTAACGGCCTTCCGTCCTATTTTCACGTTTGACTCTGTTGAAACTAGAcagaaaagagaagagagagtgagATGGAGTAATTGAGGTCTACGTATACACTAtacagttgacaaaaaaagtacacattaacatattatatttatatatgtgtacAACCGCCTTCACATATTCAATCTCATCACACTGAAAGTGGTTTCGTTAAAGTCTTCGTCTCCTTGTTTTATAAAATCCTGAAACGAATCTTCCAGCGCGATCTCTgtcaaaacatatataaacagtCGAACAAACGTGTGAGAATGGCTATGACGAGTGTGTACCGGCGATCTCTTCCTTCTCCTCCGGCTGTTGACTTTTCTTCTCCCGAAGGCAAGGTAAGGATCATGTTTGATTCATGGATTCGAATGCAAAAATTTACATTTGTTTGGGTAATAGAAATTCCTCTTGTCTTAAAAGAGTGTGAGGTCAGAGACAAACATATACTTTAGTTACTGACTTAACTGTCTAAAAAGTATTCTTCTGCTTCTGTCtgttctatttcttttaccaagtttttttaaaagaaaatcttcTTCTGTTTCATCAGAATCTTCAGAAAGGAACAATGGAAGGATTTTTCAAGTTGATTTCTTATTTCCAGACGCAGTCAGAACCTGCCTATTGTGGCTTGGCTAGTCTTTCTGTCGTCTTAAATGCTCTGTCTATTGATCCTGGACGAAAATGGAAAGGTATACCATTTTTAGTATGAAGAGAAATAAACACGTCTTAGATAGGGTTTTTGAGGtttacttacttttttttttccaataggGCCTTGGAGGTGGTTTGATGAATCAATGCTGGACTGCTGCGAACCGCTGGAAGTAGTGAAAGAAAAGGGTATTACGTTTGGAAAACTTGTGTGTTTGGCTCATTGTTCAGGAGCTAAAGTGGAAGCTTTCCGCACAAGTCAGAGTACCACTGATGATTTCAGAAAATTCGTAGTGACATGCTCGGTTTCTGATAATTGCCATATGATCTCGTCATATGATAGAGGAGTATTTAAGCAGGTAACTTCTTGCAGGCATAACTGTGGAAAAAATTTCTTGTCATTTTGATCCGTGTTCTAACCAAATATTATCACAGACTGGGTCTGGTCACTTTTCACCTATAGGTGGCTATAACGCTGAAAGAGATATGGCTTTGATTCTTGACGTCGCCCGTTTCAAGTATCCTCCTCACTGGGTTCCTCTTCAACTTCTTTGGGAAGCCATGGACACCATTGTTAAGTTAACAGGGAAACGTAGAGGGTAACATACTCATTCATTTATCTTTTCCTTAATTTAGTGTACTgtaagtgttacaaaaaaaaaaaagtgtactGTATAATAAATGTAATTTATGTAAAGTTATATGGACTTTCAACCTAAAACCAATAGGTGAAGTGGATTGCCTCATGTCCTTTATatagttaataataatattctcTCTAACTTACTATGTGAGATCTTTGTTCCTAATAATTTGTTCTTATTCTATATGATCTGATGTTATTGTGTGTTTTGTCCCCAGGTTCATGCTCATATCTAGACCCCACAGAGAACCTGGGTTGCTCTATACACTGGTACGTCAAACGTTGCTACTGGTTTGTTCTTGCGTTTTTGCATGTTCAGTTAATGCAAAAACCTCACAAGTCACAACCTTTACTGTTTGGATGTGAATTTGATTCACCTCTTGAAACTTTATGACAACATATCTTCCACATTTAATACCAAACTGAATTGattgcttatatatatataccagaccTGCAAGGATGAAAGCTGGATCAGCATAGCCAAGTATTTGAAGGAAGATGTTCCTCGTCTTGTAAGCTCAGAGAATGTAGATAGTGTGGAAAGGATCTTATCAGTTGTGTTCAAGTCACTTCCATCAAAGTTTAACCAATTCATCAGATGGGTGGCTGAGATCAGAATAACAGAGGATGTAAACCAACATCTCAGCGCAGAGGAGAAATCAAGGCTAAACTTAAAGGTACTATCTTTATAGATTCTTCAACGTAAAGGTTACTAATACCCAAAGCTGCAtgcataaaactattttttcttttgacgAACACTGACTAGTGGGAAATCATacaaccaaaaaatatttaactgcACTTTGTTTTGCATAGAGCTGTTGGTTATTATTTGAGATAAAATAACagtaattttttcttttgtgaaacagtaattaatttctaaatttcttctttgatttgaagtaagaacattccttttccttgaaaaaaacatggtCATGCTTATTTGTTCATTGTTTCATTTTCCAGCAATATCCTCGCTGTTCTTCAGACAATATTGTGACTTTTGAATGTCTAATCTCTAGTTAATCTACTGCAGCAAGTGGTGCTGAAAGAAGTGCATGAAACTGAACTGTTCAAACACATTAGTAAGTTCTTCTCTTCAATGGATTATGAAGACATTTTGACGTATTCAGCTGCAAAGGCTTGTTGCCAAGGAGCTGAAATATTATCTGGATGCTCAACAAAAGAGTTCTGCTGTCAGGAAACTTGTGTGAAATGTGTCAAAGGTATGTCACTATTAGTAAGTTTCCCATTGAGAAAAGAAAACGATCAGCCTTGACTGGACTAGAGCCTGAGCTCAAGTAACTaatgtttataaatttgttttccCATTCAAGGTCCTGGCGAGGCCGAAGGCACGGTGGTGACTGGAGTTGTGGTGCGTGATGGGAATGGACAAAGGGTTGATCTATTGGTGCCAGCGACCCAAACTGACTGTGAATGTGGTCCAAAGGCTAATTATCCAGCAGGAAACGATGTGTTGACTATACTTCTGCTCGCTTTAACTCCACAGCCATGGTTAGGGATCAAAGACCAAGCTCTTATGCATGAAATGAAGCAGCTCGTTTCCATGGCGTCCCTCCCAACTATGCTTCAAGAAGAGGTAATTTATATAACAAGTTCAATATAGAGTCACGTTTCTATCTCTAGGGCAAAATAGTTTAGATCTTTTTACTTGTTAAGACATCGTGTCTTTTGGAGAGGAAAAACAATGATCTAAGCCCAAGTTGAGCCGGAGAGTTTAGAACTTGAAGCAAATGATTATTTTTCGAGTTCATCTTTAGGATATAGCTATCAAAATTGTGGAATTTATAAAGATGTTATTACAGGTATTGCATCTACGACGCCAACTTCAGCTGCTAAAACGATGCCAAGAGAACAAGGAAGAGGAGGATTTCGCTGCTCCTGCCTATTGATTCATCTTACCCAAATTCACATATCTTTAATTGCCCATTTGAATCCCAACTTctcaaacccaaaaccctaattcttTGAGAGTCTCCTTTATTATCTGCATCTGTTATTAATTCATCACAAACTGACTACTACTTCCTATTATGAACTACTCTCTTACACAAAACAAATGGATACATCTATTATATTGAGAAAATCAACAAAAGTCTCCAACTTCCTCTAATTTGGAAAAGGTCAACTATACAGTATATAGTTTAAGAAagaaagtgtttcaaaaaaaaaaagtttttaagaaagaaatatccctttttttttgacatcgtaagctctatattttattaagaaactGCCAAGAGGGTGGCTTCTAGAGCCATCCAACTTGAGAATTGAGAGTTTACATGGGAGAAACAAAAGCCTCGAGACCGAGCTCCCTTAGCAAGGTGGTCGCCTCAGAAGTTCATGGTACGAGGAATAAAAGATATAGAGCAAAACGTAAACATAGAACGAATAAGATGAAAATCATCAAATTCAGCCAACAAAGATGGCCAGTtgtcttctttatcttcttcgaGTAGATTGACCAGTTGTAGGCAGTCCGTCTCGAAGATCATTGAGCTATGGTCCAACTGAACAGAGGATTTCATGGCCCACAACAGAGCTTGGAACTCCGCGTGCAGGCAGTGCTGGCGAAGAGTTTTAGGGGCCTGAGGCAAATAAACTTATTTACAACCGCAATGAAAACAATTTTCTAATATGATGTATCTTTTTCACCAAATACACAAATCTAACAgtgtaaaagaataagtttattACGTAAATATGCTATATTATGTCatataggaaaaaaataaatgaattttaaaaggTGAATTAGTCAATTTTTCGTAGAAATGtttcttatttaaataaatgtaaacTAATAGactagaaattattttaaattttggaaccCTAAAGAAATTCATCTGGGCTCTGAGGCGAGTGTCTTTTTCAATACACTGTAGGCACGCCTCTACGTCCAGGAGGATTAACACTTGATTACTAGCAAATGAACCAGAAGTCGTCATCCCATCTTCTTCAAGACCATTCCTCCACCGAAAAATTTGTCGTCTTTGTGCCAGGAGGCGTCAATGGAACATACAGGGCGAGCGTGTGTGGTCGTGGAGGCGTCAATGAAAGAAATGTCCCATCTATATTGTGGTAACAACATATTGTGacttgtaaataataaaaagatatgCACAACTTTCAGCATTTCGTATGAACCGTACATTAAAATATGCAATGTCATAAAACTAATTAAAGTAGTACCAACCGAACCGCTTATTGACGAGGTCACTATAGCATTGACCTTGAGAGTTTCAAACGAATGAGTCTCCTCTGTATACATACGTCCTCCATAGCCTTCCCATTTTCGAACTCACGTCGaaagttcaaaataaaaaaaaagttcgtAAAAATTTATTCTCACGAATCTTCCATCGCAACTTTGTTGTTTACTAAACCCCTTGTAAGAAACCTCGTAAGAATGGCTGTGGCGACTTTGTATCGGCGATCACTTACCTCTCCTCCTGCGATTGACTTTTCTTCTGCCGATGGCAAGGTACGGATCAATTTTTGTCTTTGGCTTGCTTGTGCCCTAAGTTGTTGTTTTTCTTTGCAGAACATATTCAAAGAAGCGGTTCAGAAAGGAACTATGGAAGGATATTTCAgtttaatttcttatttccaGACGCTGTCTGAACCTGCCTTTTCTGGTTTGGCTAGCCTTTCAGTGGTCTTGAATGCCCTTTCCATCGATTCCGACAGAAAATGGAAAGGTATACCATTTTCTAGGGTTATGGCACGACCGTGCATGGAAGCTAGTACAAACtacaaccccccccccccccctagaCTAACCATGCAGGATCTGAGAGTTATGGGGCCATAAACATTTTAGAAACATTTTTAGAtcatttttgaataaaaattttcttttaacaaTTTGAGGGTCATGCGATTTATGTATAATAACTCTTAAAAGCTTAGAACTTAAGTTTCATCGGTTGTGCCCAAAACTGGCCATGGTAACTTGTTAAATAAGCAAGTATGACCCTTTTTGTTTTATGCTTTTTCTTCCTATAGGATCTTGGAGGTGGTTTGATGAATCAATGCTGGATTGCTGCGAACCTCTTGAGATAGTGAAAGAAAAAGGGATTTCATTTGGAAAACTTGTGTGTTTGGCTCATTGTTCAGGAGCTAAAGTGGAAGCTTTCCGCACAAGTCAGAGTACCATTGATGATTTCAGGAAATTCGTAGTGGCATGCTCAATTTCTGAGAAATGCCATATGATCTCGTCATATGATAGAGGAGTGTGTAAGCAGGTAACTTCTTGAAGAGCAAATTGAAATCTGTGAATCTTTGAGTGGTCTTGGGATCCTAATATCTAACAAACCTTATGGCAGACTGGATCTGTTCACTTTTCACCTATAGGTGGCTATAGTGCTGAAAGAGATATGGCTTTGATTCTTGATGTTGCCCGGTTCAAGTATCCTCCTCACTGGGTTCCTCTTAAACTTCTTTGGGAAGCCATGGACACCATTGATCAGTCAACAGGGAAACGTAGAGGGTACATTTAGtcagttttttgtttgtttattatgcTTTTCGTTGTGTATATTACTATGTTTTTATATCTTGATTACAGGTTCATGCTCATTTCTAGACTCCACAAAGACCCAGGATTGCTCTATACCCTGGTATGTACGATGCTATGGAGATTCTCTTTTATGTTTTGCTACTACTATGTTCTTTTTCTGTTGATGTAAATTGTAATTTTCTCAATCACTTTTCTAGATAAGCCTGAAACTTTTAGAGAACTTAGATATGACAATAATGAAGAGTTAGGCTAAGTTTGCTTTTGAAAATTAAAGTTATTTCTTACGCAGTCTAATCCTATAAGTGGATGCCTAAACGGAGCTTAAAcgtatatatacttttacataaaaaacaaatataagatttataaatatattacttttaaaaactgaacataaaatatacttcaaatacagttttatgaaaaataatatagtttaacatatatacatagtttcaaattataaaaatattaaagatgataaatgtgtatatttttttaacataagtacataaaataattaaaaattactataaataataacatcaagaaaatataactaataattTAGCTTCttgaatattaatatttaaaattcgcCTACGCATCTGCTTTGACCGCATAATATTTGCATGCTATTATGCGTCCGAAATTTACAAATCTATATAAAACACTCCATAACATGAAAATGGTATACTACCGTATAGCACTTAAATGTCGCCTAAGCGAATAAAACCGTATTTTAGAACACTGTTTTAATTAATGAATAGAGACTTTAAATACATATCCTTGATacaagttttttgttttgtaagcTGGG
The nucleotide sequence above comes from Brassica napus cultivar Da-Ae chromosome A9, Da-Ae, whole genome shotgun sequence. Encoded proteins:
- the LOC106417894 gene encoding glutathione gamma-glutamylcysteinyltransferase 2-like isoform X2, whose protein sequence is MAVATLYRRSLTSPPAIDFSSADGKNIFKEAVQKGTMEGYFSLISYFQTLSEPAFSGLASLSVVLNALSIDSDRKWKGIPFSRYDPFCFMLFLPIGSWRWFDESMLDCCEPLEIVKEKGISFGKLVCLAHCSGAKVEAFRTSQSTIDDFRKFVVACSISEKCHMISSYDRGVCKQTGSVHFSPIGGYSAERDMALILDVARFKYPPHWVPLKLLWEAMDTIDQSTGKRRGFMLISRLHKDPGLLYTLSCKDESWICIVKYLKEDVPRLVSSQHVDTVDKILSVVFKSLPSNFNTFIKWVAEIRRTEDAKPDLSAEEESRQKLKRDELTQVHETELFEHVSKFLTSVGYEENLSYAAATACCQGAKVLSGCSSNEYYCRETSVKCIKGHGPSGVEEATVIAGYPSGSDAFTALLMALPPQTWFGIKDQALQTKMKKLVSVGTFSTMHHEEVSHLRRQLIMLKRCQENKEEEDLTAPLS
- the LOC106417894 gene encoding glutathione gamma-glutamylcysteinyltransferase 1-like isoform X3 — translated: MAVATLYRRSLTSPPAIDFSSADGKNIFKEAVQKGTMEGYFSLISYFQTLSEPAFSGLASLSVVLNALSIDSDRKWKGSWRWFDESMLDCCEPLEIVKEKGISFGKLVCLAHCSGAKVEAFRTSQSTIDDFRKFVVACSISEKCHMISSYDRGVCKQTGSVHFSPIGGYSAERDMALILDVARFKYPPHWVPLKLLWEAMDTIDQSTGKRRGFMLISRLHKDPGLLYTLSCKDESWICIVKYLKEDVPRLVSSQHVDTVDKILSVVFKSLPSNFNTFIKWVAEIRRTEDAKPDLSAEEESRQKLKRDELTQVHETELFEHVSKFLTSVGYEENLSYAAATACCQGAKVLSGCSSNEYYCRETSVKCIKGHGPSGVEEYPSGSDAFTALLMALPPQTWFGIKDQALQTKMKKLVSVGTFSTMHHEEVSHLRRQLIMLKRCQENKEEEDLTAPLS
- the LOC125577908 gene encoding glutathione gamma-glutamylcysteinyltransferase 1-like codes for the protein MEGFFKLISYFQTQSEPAYCGLASLSVVLNALSIDPGRKWKGPWRWFDESMLDCCEPLEVVKEKGITFGKLVCLAHCSGAKVEAFRTSQSTTDDFRKFVVTCSVSDNCHMISSYDRGVFKQTGSGHFSPIGGYNAERDMALILDVARFKYPPHWVPLQLLWEAMDTIVKLTGKRRGFMLISRPHREPGLLYTLTCKDESWISIAKYLKEDVPRLVSSENVDSVERILSVVFKSLPSKFNQFIRWVAEIRITEDVNQHLSAEEKSRLNLKQVVLKEVHETELFKHISKFFSSMDYEDILTYSAAKACCQGAEILSGCSTKEFCCQETCVKCVKGMSLLVSPGEAEGTVVTGVVVRDGNGQRVDLLVPATQTDCECGPKANYPAGNDVLTILLLALTPQPWLGIKDQALMHEMKQLVSMASLPTMLQEEVLHLRRQLQLLKRCQENKEEEDFAAPAY